Sequence from the Clostridium saccharobutylicum DSM 13864 genome:
GTGGCTGAATGTAGTCGTTGTGGAAAAAAGATAATAGTGTATGATTTGAAGTATTATCCAGCAGCTACAAAGATTAAAAAAGAGTTTCCGTTAAAAGAATATGTAAGTAGAAATGGAGATGAATTGTTCAATATCTGTGTAGTATATGAATATTCTGATGAATTTGAATATGAAGATGATGTTGAATTTGATAAAAATGATATTTCATGGTGTACTGTATATGGATATGGAATAAAGAGTAAAAAAGTATTTGAAATTATTAGTGATGAAACAACATAAAATACAATTTAATAAGATAAAGTTTTTAAAGTAGTCAGCATTATGTTAAAAACACGCATACAATTGAGAATAAATTTAATCTTAAATAAACCCAGTATTTGCTGGGTTTATTTTTTAAGTGTGCTCAGTATGGGCACATGATAATCGGTGAAAATCTGAATAGGGCTAACCATTAATTTAAAGAACAATGTTTTGGTTGAGGTGGATAAGGATTTTAAGGTAATATCTAGGGTTACTAGAGGATATGAAGTTGTTGTAGCTGATGTTGCAGAGTCAAGTGATGAAATAAGCTTAAGCTCAAGATTAAACAGGTAGTATTATACTTTATATTAACAGGGCAGTACTACTTTAATTACAGATGGATATTGTAATATTAGAAATGACTATTATTTTGATGCTTTTGGTAGTGTGCTTGAGTCAAAGAAGTTCATAATAGAATAACTTATACTGACCAACAGTTTGATGGAATTACAGGTCAATATTATTTAAGAGCTAGATTTTATAATCCAGTTATAGGTAGATTTATTCAGGAAGATACTTATAGGGGCGATGGGTTAAATCTTTATGCTTATTGTGGGAATAATCCTGTTAGGTATTATGATCCTTCTGGATATTTATGTAGCACGAAAATAAATCAATATAATAAAGAAGTTAGAGAATTTAAAGGTAATAGAGGAGAATATTTAAGAAATAAGTTTAATAAGGGCGCGGGAGAAGCAGAATATCTTGCTTATGAAAATTTAAATTATGAAATAGAAAATGAAGCTGGGTACAGTTGGGTAGATTTAAGGCAACTAGAAATGGGAAGACTGGAAAGTGAGAAGTATAAAAATGAAAATTATAGTTGCTTTGATAAAGTAATGAATAAATATAAATCAATGTTGTTAAAAACAATAAATATACGAAAAGAATATGAGGAATCATATTATGATGTATATTCAGATTTAGCAGATTGCTTAATATGTAGAGGTATGTATGGAGATAATGATTTGTTATTTGAAAAAATGTATAATGTATATAAGTCAAGTGGATGGTCATGTGGATGGAAAGGAAATTTTCCAGAAGGAAAACTAATGGCATTTTATCCAAAAGAGTAATAGCATAATCTTACTGAAAAATAAAGGTAAAACTAGATGCAAAATAATATTATTATAGTTAATATAAAATTAAACTATGGTATTAATATATAAATATAAGTAAATACTCACTGCATAATTATTATTATGCAGTGAGACTGTATACAAGAAAAATAAAGGACGAATCCAATATATGCTGAAATAGTGTCTATTGGATTTTTCTATTATAGTAATAAAGCAATTTGACTAAAACTACGCCCTTGTGATCAAACTCAGTAATACCAACAGTTTTGAACAAGTCAAATACATCATAATTGTGTCCTAGAGACATCCTAATAATGATGAAGCAAAGAAAATGGGAAGTGGAAGGGGGAAATATTTAAGAGAGAAGTTTAATAAAAGGAGAGCTGAAGGTAAAACGGGAGTAAGTGATGTTGCAGACGAAGTAACAAGGACAACAGGTCAGAACTCAGCTGAACTTTCTAGAAATTTATCAAGAGAAGGTAGACCAGTTGGAAATGGCGAAGTTGCTGCACATATTGTTGCTTCTACAGAAGAAAAAAGACAATGGGCAAAAGTTGCTGATTCAAGAAAAATATTGGATAAGTATGGGGTAAACATAAATGATGCAGCCAATGGAATACCTTTAGCTCATCCACGTCCACACAATATAACACATAGAGCAGGATTCCATGAAATGGTTAATACTCGTTTGACATCAGTTGTTAATAATATGACATCTTTAAACTATGGTAGAAAAGCTATTAGAAGTGCGTTAAGAAAAGAAATTCGTAAAATAGGTAGAGAAACTTTGAAATAATTGGAGGAATTGAAATGAAATTAAAAGTGGATTTAGAAATGGTGAAAGCTATTGAAAATGCAACTAGAAATGCATACAAATCTTTATTTAGTAAATATAAAGAAAGTTTTTACTATTGTTCTCTTATCACAGATGGAGGAGCTCACTGTCCAATATTATCAGCTTGGTCATATGAAGCTTTAGAGCGTATGAGTTTAAATGAAAAAGATCCAATTGACGCTAAATATTATTTGAAATGGTCTTATGCTGATTCACCTTACTTTGCATATGGAGAAGAGTATTTTGGTGAAGTTAAAGAAATCTTTAACAGAATACCAATGTCACTGACTAATGACGAAGAATATATGAATGAGTATGAAATACGACTTAATTCTATGGAAAAGGCTATAGCAAATTTAGATAAAGAAGGTTTATTTGGTGTTGGAAATCAAAGATTAAATATTGTTATAAATGCTGAGGTAATGCCGCCTGACTACAGCAATACAGAAAGAGCATTAAGGTTAAATCCTAGAGAAGCTCTTAATGAATGGCTTGAAGAAATTGCAGAAGAGGAATAGTTTGTTGGTTGAAATAAATTATTTGCCTAAAGAAAGATTAAATTAGATGTGAGCAAATGTTGTAAATTTGTAATTACTACAAAAGCAGAAAATATCACTACAGCTATAAGTTTTACACATGAATTGAGATTGGGGAAATTCATTAAATTAGGTCTTAATGGAGATATGTTCTTTATTAAGAACTTTCTTCTTACCCTGCTAAGCGTAGAACATCTGAGGTTAATCAGTGTTTGGTGAACCAATTTTATCCAGAAGTGAGGAAGCAAAATGAATGAAATTTTTATTAAAAGCATTTATAAAAGCATAGTAGAAGAAAATACACATCTATATAAAAATCTATTCGATAATACAAGTATAGATAAGGCAAGTGATGAGTATTGGAAAAAATCATTAAAACTGTATAATAGTTTATCAGAAGAAAATAGAGAGGTTCTGATTAATATAATTCAACAAACAATGATAGATACGATCTCCAATATGCTAGGTATAATTGATGGAAGTAGTACACTTAGTGGAGGTGATGCTGAACCAAAGTTGTATTTAGATGATACTGATACTGATGGTGAGTTACAAGACTTATTTTTAGCTTATGTCGAAGATATTGAGGAATAGGAAATATGACATATTAATAGATATAAAATAAAGAGTTAGTTAGAATATGTTAACATTAATTAAGTTGAATTTATAAATAAGACTGGCTAACATTGAACGATTATTTTAGTGTTAGTCTTTTTAGTGTGTCCAGCGCAAGGTGGGATCTGAAGGAAGTCAGTGGCAAAGCCTTGGTCTGAGGTACACGAATTACATTATGATGGTGATGGCAATGTACGAAGCTTAGTTACATATCTTCAAGTGGTGAAGTTTTACTATAATTACGCTTATGACCTAAAGGGCAACAGGCTTCAAAAAGCAAGTTCGAATCATAAGAATTTCTATAGTTATGATTCAATGAACCGCATTGTTGATTCAAGTTATGATGATAGGCATGAGAGTTTTACTTATGATAAAGTAGGAAGTAGATTAACTAAGACTACAAATGATATTACTGAAAAGTATATTTATAATGCAAAAAACCAATTAAAGGAATTACACAATAATCTTGGCATAAATTATTTTACTTATGATAAGCAAGGAAATACAATAAAAGAAGAGACTTCAACTGGAAATAATATCTTTGAGTATAATACTTTAAATCAACAAGTAAAGGCTATAACTAAAGAGGGAAATACTTTAGTAAGTAGATATGATACTGAAGGACTAAGAGCTGAGATTGAAGAGAATGAAAATTTAACTAAATTTATTTTCCATAAGGATAATGTTTTAGTTGAGACTGATAAAGATTATAATGTTGTTTCTAGGTTTACTAGAGGATATGAGGTTGTTGCTGCTGATATTGTAGATTCAGATGGAGATTTAAATTCAGAAGTAGGCTTTAAATTAAGTAGGCACTATTACACTGTTGATGAGCAAGGTAGCACGATATTTATTACTGATAAAAATCAGCAAATTAAAAACGAGTATTATTATGATGCTTTTGGTAGTATGCTTGAGTCAAAAGAAGAAGTTCATAATAGGATAACTTATACTGGACAGCAGTTTGATGGTGCTACTGGACAGTATTATTTGAGAGCTAGATTTTATAATCCAGTTATAGCTAGATTTACTCAGGAAGATACTTATAGAGGCGATAGATTAAACTTTGAGATTGATTTAGAAATTCATTATAAGAAAAAGGAGAATCATTAAAATTTAATCTAGATATAACTCAGAATTGAGCAAGAGCATATTGGTCTGCTCAATATGCTTGAACATGACCACTTGGTATCAAGATCAGTAGCATTTTTAGTAATTTAAAAAGTGTACCGAATTCAGAAAATTTTCACTGTAAATGAAACTTCATTTTTGTTAAACTATTAATGGAAATGAGGTTTTATAATTGAGAAAAAGTTACTCATAAAAAAGTCAGGAATTTTTAATCAGAAAATGATTAGAAGTCCTGGCTTTTGTGCGTTTATGTACAAGGGCAAGGAAAAAATGGAGCAATGGGAAAGGCTTATATGAGTCCTTAAAAAATAGATTTTTTAATATATTTTTGTATGAAATTTTAATTAGAAGAATACCTGCAATTCTGTAGAAATCAGCACCTTGAAAGAAAATAGTAATTTTAATAAATTATTCAAAATGTTTAACATAATTTGTATAGATTTCTAGTTTGTTAAAAATTGTTATAGATATATGTGAAATGTTTTGATGGAGTGCTAGTATATCAATATACTCTTAAAATATGGGAATTGAGAATAAAATTGGTTCCGAATTATAATGTATTTAGAAAAATAATATATTGGGAGGTGTTTCTTTATGAACAATGTTAATGAAAAGTTTGAAATAACTCATCTACAAAAGAGAATTTGGTATAATGAGGTATTGTTTCCTAATACGTCAATGAATAATATTGTATCCAAAATTAATATAGGTAGTAATTTAGATGTTAAATTATTAGAGAAAACAATAAATATAATTATCAAAAAAAATGATTCATTAAGATTAAAATTTTGTGAAGAGGAGGGGAAACTATATGAATATGTGGATGAATATAAATACATTAATATACCTTTCTTAGATTTTTCATTATACAATGATAAGGCTGAAAGAAAACTTGATGAATTTTGTATAAATGAAGGAAAGAAAACTTTATATAAACAAAATGAATTATTATTCAAGTTCTATCTTTATAAGACTAATAATGAAGGAATGGGAGTGTGTTTTTTTATACATAATCTTGTTTTTGATGGAATGTCTTGCAATCTATTAATTAAACAACTTTCTAATATATATCAGCAATTATGCAATAATAAAATTGCTGACTCTAATCTTGAAAATTCATATATAGATCTTATATATGATGAAAAAGAATATCTAAATTCAGAAGAGTTCAAAAAGAATAAGCAATTCTGGAATAAAAAATTCTCAAATTTAAATGTAAATTCTATATATATAAATCCCAAAAGTATTAAATCAAAAACAAAGTCATATTTGTTGAATAGTAAGATAAGTGATAAGCTTAAAAAATTTTTGAAGGAGTACAATATTTCCTTAAATAAATTTTTCATTTCTATTTCCAGTATATATATGAGCAGAATATTGAATGATAATGATATAACACTTGCTGTAGCCTGTTTTAATACGAGAAATGAACGTAATAGGAAAACTATAGGTATGCTTACAGGAATTATGCCTTTAAGAATAAATTTAGAAGATAATATTACATTTAATGAATTTTTAAATTATTTAAATTATGAGCTTAAAAGCTGCTATGATAATCAAAAATATCCGTATGATTTATTAGTACAGGACTTAGAATTAAAGAAAAAGGGAGTTGACTCTTTATTTAAATTTTGTGTGAATTATTATCAGATTGAAAGTTATTCCTTAAAAAATCCTTATGAGATTAGTATTGATAATAAAATTTTTCCTCAAGAATATACAAATACCCAATTGCATATTTTTATTAAAGAATTTAAAAAAAATGGAAATATTGAATTAGAAATTCAGTACAAAATAGAAGATTATACTGAACAGCAAATTATACAAATGTTTAATGGTATGGAGTCCATTGCAAAGCAGATTATTAAGAATTCTAATATAAAAATTGCAGAAATACAGATAATCTCTGAAGAAGAGAAAAATCTTATATTAAATGAATTTAATAATACAAAAAGAAAATATGCTGAGAATAAAACAATAAAAGAATTATTTGAAGAAATAGCTGGAAATTCACAAAATAAGATAGCGATTGTATCAAATGGACAGTATCTAACTTATGAAGAATTAAATGAAAGAGCTAATCAGCTTGGTAATTTACTGATAAAAAAGGGAGTAAACAAAGAAGATATTATCCCAATATTATGCGATAGAAGTATAGATACAATAATTGGTATGCTGGCTATTATAAAAAGTGGAGCTGCCTATTTGCCAATAGATGAAGAGTATCCAGAAGCAAGAATAGAGTATATGCTTAAAGATAGTAATAGCAAGATGCTTTTAGTAAAAAAACATCAGATAGAAAAAGTGAATTTAGAGAAAATAAATATACAATTAATAGATTTGAATAGCAAAGAAATATTTAGCGAAAGTAAAGAAAATATTCATAATATAAATTCAGTTAAAGATTTAGTATATGTAATTTATACATCCGGCTCAACTGGAAATCCTAAAGGTGTATGCTTAGAAAATAGAAATTTAGTAAAGCTCGTAAATAATCCTGATTATATTGAAATTAAGGACAATGATAAAATTCTTCAATCTGGATCTTTGTCTTTTGATGCATCTGTATTTCAAATTTGGATTGCACTGCTTAATGGAGCTGCATTACACTTAGAAGATAAAGCCTTAATAATTAATGATACAGCATTAGAAACTTACATTGCTCATAACAAAATAACAATAATGCTTATGCCTACTCCATTATTTAATCAATATAGTGAGAGCAATGTAGCAATATTTAAAGGATTAAAGTATTTAGTTGTAGGCGGAGATGTCATATCAAGTAAACAGATAAGCAAAATAACTCAAGTATATAAAAATTTAA
This genomic interval carries:
- a CDS encoding AHH domain-containing protein, which gives rise to MGSGRGKYLREKFNKRRAEGKTGVSDVADEVTRTTGQNSAELSRNLSREGRPVGNGEVAAHIVASTEEKRQWAKVADSRKILDKYGVNINDAANGIPLAHPRPHNITHRAGFHEMVNTRLTSVVNNMTSLNYGRKAIRSALRKEIRKIGRETLK
- a CDS encoding DUF4303 domain-containing protein, translated to MKLKVDLEMVKAIENATRNAYKSLFSKYKESFYYCSLITDGGAHCPILSAWSYEALERMSLNEKDPIDAKYYLKWSYADSPYFAYGEEYFGEVKEIFNRIPMSLTNDEEYMNEYEIRLNSMEKAIANLDKEGLFGVGNQRLNIVINAEVMPPDYSNTERALRLNPREALNEWLEEIAEEE
- a CDS encoding RHS repeat domain-containing protein, with product MAKPWSEVHELHYDGDGNVRSLVTYLQVVKFYYNYAYDLKGNRLQKASSNHKNFYSYDSMNRIVDSSYDDRHESFTYDKVGSRLTKTTNDITEKYIYNAKNQLKELHNNLGINYFTYDKQGNTIKEETSTGNNIFEYNTLNQQVKAITKEGNTLVSRYDTEGLRAEIEENENLTKFIFHKDNVLVETDKDYNVVSRFTRGYEVVAADIVDSDGDLNSEVGFKLSRHYYTVDEQGSTIFITDKNQQIKNEYYYDAFGSMLESKEEVHNRITYTGQQFDGATGQYYLRARFYNPVIARFTQEDTYRGDRLNFEIDLEIHYKKKENH